GAGGACAGCTTATTCCAGAGATATAAACTATTTTCAAATGTTTGTTGATCGGAAGGGGTGCTAAGAATAAATTCAACGGTTTTTGTAGCTGCTACTTTAATATTGTTGAGAGATGTTTCAATCTCCTCAGGAGTCGTTGCTTGAATCTGACTTGTAATTCCAAAAAGACAAAAAAGAATAAATAAAAACTTCATAATACACCCTTCGCTATTTAAAAAATTTAATGCTTTGATAGCTCATAAACTATTTACAGAATTTTTGCAAAGTCTTTATTAAAATCTTAAAAATAAGCCAGTATAAAGCTGTAATGCATCTTATCTTTTATGGATTAATTTCCTTAACAAACCTTTACTTTTTAATTTCTAGTGCATTGACAATTTTTCAACTGCAAAGCAGTATGTAACCACTTTGTGGTAAGATACTGCTTTGCAGTTGAAAAATCATCCACTTCCAGAATCATCATGTGAAGAGGTTAACTTTGTTGTAGTTGAAACAAGTCATTTGGCCTCGAAAGTACACTCTCAATTTGAAAAGATAGAGCTTCAAATCATGGAAATTTCTGAAATATTTAAATTCAAATAGGTCCTAAATCTGGTTAGCAAAGATGTTACTTGTATGTTAGAAGATATAGCTCTTATACCATTTATTTTTGTTCGACATGGGAGTACAAATTGGTCTTTTGATCAGCTACACTTGGGTGAGCTAGATTTAAGCTTAAATGAAATAGGGATAAAAGAAGTTCAGATAACAGCAAAGAAATTTTGCGAGATTAGAAACCCTATAATTTTTTCTAGCCCACGTAAAAGGACTATGGAGACGGCTCACATTATTGCAGAGCAAACTAAATCTACAGTGCATATTGAAATAGGATTAGATGCTCGATTTTATGGTAATTTTTCTCAAGATAGCGAGTTATGTCAAAAATTTCAGAAAGCTATTTATAAAGAGGAGTTAAGTCGCAACGTATTTGAGGCTTTATTACCTAAGGATGCCGAGAAATTAGAAGTTTTTGGCAAGAGAATAGCTACAGCTATTTTGCAGGTTATAAAAAATAATCATGAAAAAAGGCCACTGATAATTGTATCACATGGTGAAGTCTATAATGGCCTTTGTAAGCATATGGTCAAGGAAGATTTATCTATCAATAAGGGAGAGTGCAGACAGTTTTTTCCTTCACGTTGTGGGAAAGCTGGTTGGAGCATCTCTGAAGCAATTCACGCCTGTTATACTTATTAGGGATAGCTAAGAGTACCTAAATAGCATCAAGATGAAGGACAGGCAATTCTCTTCCCTGTTTTGCGAGAATTTTGTTTTCTTTTTTGATCAGCTCTTTATTTGCAAATGCGACAATGATGCTGTTATCGGTGTTAGAAAGAATATATTTTTCTAACACTGTAGATATTTGTTTAGGTGTGATATCGAGTATGTGGTTTTTAATATTTTGCCTCCACTCCATTGTGAAGCCAGCTAAAAGGTTTTCATAAAGTACTTTGGTGTGGACTGCAAGTGAGGGGTGTTTTGCATCTATTCTTTTGATACTTTTGAGTTGTGCCTGTACTAAGTCTGATTGAGAGAACTGGCCTCTTGCAATTGCTTTAATAGCCTGGTTAAATGTATCTAAAGTCATTGAAATGCTAGAAGTAGAGCCAACGCATAAAGTTGTTACTCCCTGTAAGGCAGGTGTGGTTGCAGATGCTCTGTAGGCACCTTGAATGTATCTGGATTGCTGCATTAAAAAGTTTGATAAGAGGGATGTTACTACAAGGAGTACTGGAAAATCAATATGATTGTAGGTTATGGTAGGAAACATTTGT
The sequence above is drawn from the Chlamydiales bacterium genome and encodes:
- a CDS encoding histidine phosphatase family protein: MLEDIALIPFIFVRHGSTNWSFDQLHLGELDLSLNEIGIKEVQITAKKFCEIRNPIIFSSPRKRTMETAHIIAEQTKSTVHIEIGLDARFYGNFSQDSELCQKFQKAIYKEELSRNVFEALLPKDAEKLEVFGKRIATAILQVIKNNHEKRPLIIVSHGEVYNGLCKHMVKEDLSINKGECRQFFPSRCGKAGWSISEAIHACYTY